The following proteins are co-located in the Lacticaseibacillus paracasei subsp. paracasei genome:
- a CDS encoding DUF669 domain-containing protein — MSFITADYSKNQENDFSPLPDGEYEMVITQAGEIATKGGSESLQLRLTVRNDLDAAEPKTNGKYHNRVVFFDNWKRKATNQYDMDGLQYVLEATKIPEGTPLNSIDDFCKAIYHKPVRVYVKVEKNPEYGDRNTVAPWSVHASKYPQVAHKFKDDSQPGQPHEPVDDSNLPF, encoded by the coding sequence ATGTCATTCATTACCGCAGATTATAGCAAGAATCAGGAAAACGATTTTTCACCGCTTCCAGATGGTGAATATGAAATGGTCATTACGCAAGCCGGTGAAATTGCAACTAAGGGTGGATCAGAATCACTACAGCTACGTCTCACGGTTCGCAATGATCTTGATGCAGCAGAGCCAAAAACGAATGGAAAGTACCATAACCGAGTTGTCTTTTTCGATAACTGGAAGCGCAAAGCTACGAACCAATACGATATGGACGGTCTCCAGTATGTATTGGAAGCGACAAAGATCCCTGAAGGCACTCCGTTAAATAGCATCGATGATTTCTGCAAGGCTATTTATCACAAGCCTGTACGAGTTTATGTCAAAGTTGAGAAAAACCCTGAATATGGTGATCGGAACACAGTGGCCCCGTGGAGCGTTCATGCTAGCAAGTATCCACAAGTTGCTCACAAATTTAAGGATGATTCTCAACCAGGT
- a CDS encoding AP2 domain-containing protein translates to MKRPGAYRAKNHDGEVYDNFTIIGDTGKRDNKRGQIVLIQYNDGVLDEIPYSWIRQGHFTGLDSAGLSVNIRRQQGKTLGKKYRPMLQKYSRENGKKLARYFYQNFVKDGVNLALTASRTIRSDSSSGVKGVSWNNKQKKWCATLTVGGKRVLYKYFEHLSDAVEARKAAEDEYLKPYIKQYQQIIGGN, encoded by the coding sequence ATGAAAAGGCCGGGAGCGTATCGAGCAAAAAATCATGATGGAGAAGTTTACGATAATTTCACAATAATTGGCGATACCGGGAAAAGGGATAACAAAAGAGGGCAGATCGTGTTAATCCAATATAACGATGGTGTACTGGATGAGATCCCGTATTCGTGGATCAGGCAGGGTCACTTTACCGGGCTAGATAGTGCTGGTTTATCAGTAAATATCAGGCGCCAGCAAGGGAAAACACTCGGGAAAAAGTACAGACCAATGTTACAAAAATACAGCAGGGAGAACGGGAAAAAGCTAGCACGGTATTTTTATCAAAACTTTGTTAAAGATGGTGTCAACTTAGCACTTACAGCATCTCGAACAATCCGTTCTGATAGTTCTTCGGGTGTAAAAGGGGTCAGCTGGAATAACAAGCAAAAAAAGTGGTGTGCCACGCTTACCGTAGGTGGAAAACGTGTTCTGTACAAATATTTTGAGCATCTTTCTGATGCGGTTGAAGCAAGAAAAGCGGCAGAGGACGAGTACTTGAAACCGTATATCAAACAATATCAGCAAATTATAGGAGGAAACTAA
- a CDS encoding DEAD/DEAH box helicase produces the protein MFQLHPYQKELVNQAREKLADGHKSVLLVSPAGSGKSVIIAEIARLAVMKGGHVMFTVHRKELIDQITKTFIANGVDLSKCTIMTVGRIARRLGKLPKPNLIITDETHHSLAKTYLKIYEFYKDIPRLGFSASPWRLSGKGLGDVYETMVEGPTVKWLIEHHYLAPFDYYAPTLIDVEKLKKSSTGDYSTKSIDEANTKMIFGDVVSHYQKLANGRQAIVYAHSIEESKRVAATFNAAGISAIHVDSKTPALNRDEAMTAFKDGKIRIISNVDLISEGFDVPECGVVIMLRPTASLVLDIQQSMRGMRYRPNKRAIIIDHVANVYRFGLPDTDREWSLEDRPKQEKHRGKSDGPAIKSCPKCFGIVPAQVKQCPLCGYSFRADGADLEVDPTAKLKKVDKKVFKIVADYSKTKYGQMKAEDADSPEDMYAIAKAHGYKPGWAYHQIVARGWLKERKRA, from the coding sequence ATGTTTCAGCTTCATCCTTACCAGAAGGAGCTAGTTAATCAAGCAAGAGAAAAGCTGGCTGATGGTCACAAATCTGTACTGCTAGTCAGCCCAGCGGGATCTGGTAAATCAGTTATCATCGCTGAAATAGCTAGGTTGGCAGTCATGAAGGGCGGACATGTTATGTTCACCGTTCACAGAAAAGAACTTATTGATCAAATCACGAAGACTTTTATTGCAAACGGAGTTGATTTGAGCAAATGCACCATCATGACTGTTGGCAGAATTGCTAGACGCTTAGGGAAATTGCCAAAACCGAATCTAATCATCACTGATGAAACGCATCACAGCTTGGCAAAGACTTACCTAAAAATTTATGAATTTTATAAAGACATTCCACGCTTAGGTTTTTCAGCAAGCCCCTGGAGACTTTCAGGAAAGGGACTGGGGGATGTTTATGAAACCATGGTTGAGGGTCCAACAGTGAAATGGCTAATTGAACATCACTACTTAGCGCCTTTTGACTACTACGCGCCAACATTAATTGACGTTGAAAAGCTAAAGAAATCATCAACTGGTGATTACTCCACGAAGTCAATTGATGAGGCCAATACAAAGATGATTTTTGGTGATGTGGTTAGTCACTACCAGAAGTTGGCCAATGGACGCCAGGCTATTGTCTATGCCCACAGTATCGAAGAAAGCAAGCGCGTTGCAGCAACGTTCAATGCTGCCGGCATATCTGCCATTCATGTTGATAGCAAAACACCTGCTTTGAATCGTGATGAAGCAATGACGGCCTTTAAAGATGGAAAAATTAGAATCATATCAAACGTCGATCTCATCTCAGAAGGGTTTGATGTTCCCGAATGTGGCGTTGTCATCATGCTGAGGCCAACCGCTTCTCTTGTCCTTGACATTCAGCAATCGATGCGAGGAATGCGCTATAGACCGAACAAAAGAGCAATCATTATTGATCACGTTGCGAACGTTTATCGCTTTGGTCTTCCTGATACTGACCGTGAATGGTCGCTTGAAGATCGACCTAAGCAGGAAAAGCACAGGGGTAAATCAGACGGACCTGCGATCAAGAGCTGCCCAAAATGTTTCGGAATCGTTCCTGCACAGGTTAAGCAATGCCCACTTTGCGGATATTCATTCCGAGCAGACGGTGCTGATCTTGAAGTTGATCCTACAGCCAAATTAAAAAAGGTAGACAAGAAAGTATTCAAAATAGTTGCGGACTATTCAAAAACAAAATATGGACAAATGAAAGCCGAAGATGCCGATTCACCTGAAGATATGTACGCAATTGCAAAAGCACATGGCTATAAGCCTGGTTGGGCTTACCACCAGATTGTGGCTAGGGGATGGCTAAAGGAAAGGAAGCGAGCATAA
- a CDS encoding AAA family ATPase has translation MQPIKHASSIDRTKNWRVLIYGKPGVGKTSAIRNLNGKTLVLDLDDSSKVLSGAPNIDVQPFDRSKPSEEWKEFLKNLAERVSGYDNLVIDNVSAFEKDWFVEMGRHSKNGIGNELQDYSRWTNYFARIMTMIFMDAPVNVLVTAWENTRDVTSETGQSFSQYAPAIRDSVRDGLLGLTDVVGRVVISTKTSHRGVILAGSDAIFAKNRLDDRTACAIEDLFKFGGDSDVSASSLPEGAS, from the coding sequence ATGCAGCCAATTAAACATGCATCTTCAATTGATCGAACAAAGAACTGGCGAGTTTTGATTTATGGAAAGCCCGGTGTTGGCAAGACGTCAGCCATTCGCAATCTTAATGGCAAAACCCTCGTGCTAGATCTGGATGACAGTTCAAAAGTGCTATCCGGTGCACCGAACATTGATGTGCAACCATTTGACCGAAGCAAGCCAAGCGAGGAATGGAAAGAATTTCTGAAAAATCTGGCTGAGCGTGTTTCTGGGTATGACAATCTGGTGATCGACAACGTATCAGCGTTCGAAAAAGACTGGTTTGTCGAGATGGGCAGGCACAGTAAAAACGGCATTGGCAACGAGCTTCAGGACTACTCACGATGGACGAATTACTTTGCTCGTATCATGACCATGATCTTCATGGACGCACCAGTAAACGTGCTAGTAACCGCTTGGGAAAACACGCGAGATGTTACAAGCGAAACTGGACAATCGTTCAGCCAGTATGCGCCAGCAATTCGTGACAGCGTGCGTGACGGGCTATTAGGCCTGACAGACGTTGTAGGACGCGTAGTCATCAGCACAAAGACAAGCCACCGAGGAGTTATCCTTGCAGGTTCAGATGCAATCTTTGCAAAAAATCGTTTGGATGATCGAACTGCGTGCGCCATTGAGGACCTCTTTAAGTTTGGAGGTGACAGTGATGTTTCAGCTTCATCCTTACCAGAAGGAGCTAGTTAA